In the Natrinema sp. CBA1119 genome, ATACCCACCGCTTGGTTGAGCCGCGGATTTCGGTACGTGGTGAAGACGAGTCTGAGAAAGAGAGAGAAGAGTTTCTCGAGTTGCGAGCCCCGATTACGTGCTCGCCGGGCTGCGTCGGCGTCACCGTCTAACAGGGCCGAGACGGCACTCGACCGAATCGTCGCCTCCGTGCGCCCTAATCGGCCGAGCAGTGTCGGGAGATCGAAGTCGTCGGGATCCACCGAGCAGCGGACGGTGATATGGTTCGTCGTCTCCTCGACGATGCCGAGTCCCATCAACCGGCGTTCGGCCTCGAGGACTGCGTCGTAGTTTTGCGGGTCTAGCGCCTCCGCCGCCTCGATGCGGATGAGGCCGCGGCCGAGAACGTACTGCGTGATGACGGCTCGGGAGAGTGCGTCCGTACTCATTGCATCGGCGTTGATCGTCGTTTCGACATCCTCGACCGCGGGTTGATCCGGTGTGACGAGAAGCGAGTTGCCGTTCTCGTCACGTTGCACGATCAGTTCGTCACCCTTCGTGAGATCGTGGTACTGCGCCCATTCAGCGGGTACCGATACTGCGAGCGTCGAGGAGCCCAACTGCTGGGCCTTCCGGCGAATGCGCAGATCGCTCCCCTTCATCCACGCCACCTTAAAATATTACTAACTCGAACCATTGGGGCAGATACTACAATGTTACTCATACACATATATCTATAGGTGCCATACTGTGGCCGTATATGCTATTAAAGTGGACGCACACCGTTATTCATCCTCGTTCTCCCCGGCTGCGACGATGGTTCGGCGCCCCTCTCGATTGAGGGTGCGCGCTTCGTGAGTCTCCTTCGTTGCGTAGGCGACCGTTACGAAGGTGACGAGGCTCACTCCCGCCGCAATGAACGTCGGCAAGCCGTCGAAGGCGGCCGTAAAGACGTCGTTCGGGATGTAGAGCAGGGTATTCTCGTAGGCGTACGTCGTCGGTAGGAGGACGAAGAAGAACAGTCGCGTTCCCGATCCGGCGAGCATGGAGGTAAGCGCCGCGGGCGTGTTCGCCATGTCCGACCAGTAGAGTCCCATCACGAGCGGAACGAACGCGCCGGCGAGCATGATGTCGAACGCCAGAACGAGCAACATCCCGGTGGCAGAGACCTGAATCGCGAAGAAGATACCGAGCAGCGTGATCGGGATCGCCATCAGACGGGTAACGGTGAGCAGTTCATCGCTTTTACTCCCGAGGACTCCTTCGTCAACGCCGCCGTCCGCCGCCGCTGCGGGCGTGCTCTCGTCGACGCGAATACCGCCGATGTTTCGTGCGATGACCGATGAGGTACCCAATATTGCACCGTCGCTCGTCGAGAACGACGCGGCGACGATGCCCGCGATGACGATCGCCGCGAGCCACGGCGGGACCGCATTCTGTAACAGCACGTACAACACCGCTTGATTACCGGCTTCGACGCCCAGAGAGGCCAGAATCGAGTTAGCCGAGAGCGCCACGATCGAAAACGGCACCCCGATTATCAGCGTGCCGGCACCGCCGATGAAGCAGGCCTTCTGTGCGGTTTCGGGACTATCGGCCGCGAAGACGCGTTCCATGAAATCGATAGCCACGATGTCGCCCAGACCGAGCGCGACGATCGTGGCGAGATTGATGTACGCCCCCTGACTCGGATCGGTGAGCTGTCCCAGGTTCGAGGGACCCATCCCGGCAGGGATCGTGATCCCGTACTGCGTTGCGACGAAGACGATGAGTGCGATCGAACCGACGAACGCAATGCCGGCCTGGAGCACGTCGGTGTACGCGACGGCGAACAGGCCGCCAGCGAGGGTGTACGAGAGAACGAGTCCGGCGATGATGAAGACGCCGAGTTCGAAGCTCGTTCCGACGAAGATCTGGAAGAGGTAGCCGCCGGCGACGAGGTTCCCCGCCAACAGGAACGCGTAGGCGATCGACATGATAAAACTCGCGACGATCTCCGTTGTGCGACCGTACTTCCGGCGGAAAAAGTCCGGGAGCGTCGTGAGGTTCATTCGATTCATCGGCTTGGCGAAGAACAGGCCAGTGAGGAAGAGACAAAGCGCCAAGCCGATGGGCAACGCTGCGCCGGCCCAGAAGCCGGCGGCCGAAGCGAGGTCGGTGTTCCCGAGGGTGGCGTTCGAATCCAGCGACTGGGCCATCAACGTCGCCGCAGCCAGTGGAAGGATCAGTCCTCGACCCGCGACGATGTAGTTGACGCTGTCGCCTTTGACCTTCCGGGACACGTAGAAGCCGACAGCCAGCATCGCGACGATGACGGCCGCGATCACGTAGGTGATGACACTCATTGTCCGCTCCCCCGTTCCCTCGCCAGATTTGATGAGTGTTCGTCTACTTTTTCTCGACTACTGCGTTCTTCCGTGAGCATATTATCGACATATCTTGAGATCTATTCACCGATGAAAAGGTTTGGCCTGTATTTGTATATTTAATTGTGTAACGAGGGTACACGCATGAACTACCCATGCCTGTTGGTGAACGGTTATACAATATATATCCGTAATCGGATACCGGAACTGTGTGGATTACGTCGGGTTCGTGGCGACTTCGACGAGGAGTTCTCGCCAACGGAGCAACCCGCGCTTGAACGTTCGGTAGCTGAGCGCCGTTCCGTGGGGGGCGAAGATCACGAGAGCAAACGGCTCGGGAATCGATCGTTCGTCGACCGTGGAGAGGCCAGAGGGTGATCGTGCGCTCGTGTGAGAGTGGTAAAACACTCGCGGTGGCGGCGGAACACGCCCGTCGACGACCGTCTCGAAGCGGGTCTCCGGCGTCGACGACCCGTTTGGAACCGGGACGTGACGCGTCGCGTGCAACCGGTTACTGCGTCGCTCACACGCGAGGAAGCCGCCCGCCTCGTGTGGGTGTTCCTCGGCGACGTGACTCTCGATAGAGCGACGTATACTCGACGAGATGACGATCCCTCGTACGGCCCACGGAAACACGGTATGAACTATCCGCGACTGCGGTACAGTCCTTTCGAAAGGCCAGTCAGTTCGGTCGAGCACGTCAATCGAAGCGGTCTCGCAGCTGGGCGACGGAGGGGCCGGTTCCCCGGCTTCGGTGTGGACTACTCGTTGCTAACAGCGCTCGGGCCTCCTCGTGGGTCGTCTGACCGTTCCGAGCGTCGCCACAGATGAGCCGTGGTGTGAGGACGATCCGCAGCACCTGCAACACCGCGTGGATCAACGCGAAACCCGTCCCGTCGAACTCGTCGGTCGGAAGCCGTCGATGGCGAAGGCGTTCGCGAGGACGAGCCCGTCGTCGAGGCCGAGCGTCGGGAGACTACAGCGGGCGCAGATCTAAATCGGTCCCTCGAGATGTCTATGTTCGACGCGAAACCACCTGAGCCGGGCGGGACCGAAGGTCCTGCTGGAATGAAACGCCGGCCACGCTGCGAGCGTGTCGACAACGAGTCCGGAGCCGTCGTAGGAGTATGGTCGCGCTCGTCGGGATCCAGCCGGTGATAGCACAGTCGACACAGAT is a window encoding:
- a CDS encoding sodium:solute symporter family protein; translation: MSVITYVIAAVIVAMLAVGFYVSRKVKGDSVNYIVAGRGLILPLAAATLMAQSLDSNATLGNTDLASAAGFWAGAALPIGLALCLFLTGLFFAKPMNRMNLTTLPDFFRRKYGRTTEIVASFIMSIAYAFLLAGNLVAGGYLFQIFVGTSFELGVFIIAGLVLSYTLAGGLFAVAYTDVLQAGIAFVGSIALIVFVATQYGITIPAGMGPSNLGQLTDPSQGAYINLATIVALGLGDIVAIDFMERVFAADSPETAQKACFIGGAGTLIIGVPFSIVALSANSILASLGVEAGNQAVLYVLLQNAVPPWLAAIVIAGIVAASFSTSDGAILGTSSVIARNIGGIRVDESTPAAAADGGVDEGVLGSKSDELLTVTRLMAIPITLLGIFFAIQVSATGMLLVLAFDIMLAGAFVPLVMGLYWSDMANTPAALTSMLAGSGTRLFFFVLLPTTYAYENTLLYIPNDVFTAAFDGLPTFIAAGVSLVTFVTVAYATKETHEARTLNREGRRTIVAAGENEDE
- a CDS encoding AbrB/MazE/SpoVT family DNA-binding domain-containing protein, with the protein product MKGSDLRIRRKAQQLGSSTLAVSVPAEWAQYHDLTKGDELIVQRDENGNSLLVTPDQPAVEDVETTINADAMSTDALSRAVITQYVLGRGLIRIEAAEALDPQNYDAVLEAERRLMGLGIVEETTNHITVRCSVDPDDFDLPTLLGRLGRTEATIRSSAVSALLDGDADAARRARNRGSQLEKLFSLFLRLVFTTYRNPRLNQAVGIGTGFPLIGYRSAAQDVSLMAGIADDIATIATERVTEPLDDPVADDVRSVHDALDTAAEKVRKAVIDPDYELVTDARTSLQRVEDHSTAAIDRLEKERPEPLLALNRVHFLLERSARHAGDTLDVATHLAFRESPDVVRQDST